A region from the Paludicola sp. MB14-C6 genome encodes:
- a CDS encoding BlaI/MecI/CopY family transcriptional regulator — MSMKMKKLPDSELEIMLIIWKANDAISTGEVINQLPQDDTRKLQTVQNLLSRLCEKEFIECKKMGKLNYYKPIIDEVAYRKQETKSLLGRFYGNSPKGLFATLVNEKSISKEDIEEIRKMIEQGGE; from the coding sequence ATGAGTATGAAAATGAAAAAGCTTCCTGATTCCGAATTGGAAATAATGTTAATTATATGGAAAGCAAATGATGCGATATCAACCGGTGAGGTCATAAACCAATTACCTCAAGACGATACACGAAAACTACAAACTGTGCAAAATCTATTGAGCCGATTATGTGAAAAAGAATTTATTGAATGTAAAAAAATGGGCAAGCTTAATTACTATAAACCCATCATTGACGAAGTTGCCTATCGCAAGCAAGAAACAAAATCTTTGTTGGGTCGATTTTATGGAAATTCTCCGAAAGGCTTATTTGCTACTTTAGTAAACGAAAAATCTATTTCTAAAGAAGATATTGAAGAAATTCGTAAAATGATTGAACAAGGAGGAGAGTAG
- a CDS encoding acyl-CoA dehydratase activase-related protein produces MNYKLGIDVGSTTLKLVLLDEHNNVCYKSYERHLSKVWDLTIAKLRELEPLLADEKIKVAFTGSAGLGISSVLDIDFVQEVFAASTLIKGSYSDVDVAIELGGEDAKIIFLGETIEERMNSTCAGGTGSFIDQMATLLNVKTQELDELSLQADSVYPIASRCGVFAKTDIQPLINQGASKANVAASIYKAVVDQTITGLAQGREIKGKVLFLGGPLSFLKGLQHAFIKTLHLSEECAIFPEYAEYFVAYGSAVYAGGLQKTYSYQELLHKLIVSSQGESNYIGLAPLFQTAQDYESFVLRHNKKSVHRINPKAYTGKAYLGIDAGSTTTKMVLIDEENNLLYEYYQQNKGNPLDVAKTQLSYIYNEYPNIQIAQAAVTGYGEELMKNAFSLDHGIVETVAHFMAAKYFNPNVDFIIDIGGQDMKCFGIKDGMVDSIMLNEACSSGCGSFIETFAHSLGYEIEDFAQLALQSKKPVDLGTRCTVFMNSSVKQAQKNGASVADISAGLAISVVKNAIYKVLRVSDAKSLGRNIVVQGGTFLNNGVLRAFESIMETEVTRPDIAGLMGAFGAALYAKQKAAEKSTILSKDDLYHFSHTSSLVRCGLCQNKCSLTINQFSNGRKLISGNRCERPLKQTQSEKLPNLYEIKREYINQFQTSKGSRKTIGLPKVLNFYDTMPFWFTFFRALDFSVTVSGNSSRSLYQKGQHTISSDTICYGAKLVHGHIINLVEKGVDAIFYPCMTFNFNEGISDNCFHCPVVAYYPEVIASNIKVLNQTKFMYPYLSLNDIPYFEKQIYKELLELDSSLTLKEVKKACKQALSAQSAYRDTILQEGKKALAYAEQNNKKVIVLAGRPYHIDSEINHGIDSLISTLGFVVLSEDALPFDLIKHPRRVLNQWTYHARMYQAADYVCNQKNTELVQLVSFGCGLDAVTTDEVRDILRRNGKLYTQLKIDEISNLGAVKIRMRSLLAAMNERESSINAGK; encoded by the coding sequence ATGAATTATAAATTAGGAATTGACGTTGGTTCAACAACTTTAAAGCTAGTTTTGCTAGATGAACATAATAACGTGTGTTACAAAAGTTATGAGCGCCATCTCTCAAAAGTTTGGGATTTAACAATCGCAAAACTAAGGGAGCTGGAGCCGTTGTTAGCGGACGAAAAAATTAAAGTCGCTTTTACAGGCTCTGCAGGGCTTGGAATTTCAAGTGTTTTGGATATTGATTTTGTGCAAGAGGTTTTTGCAGCATCTACTTTGATAAAAGGTAGCTATTCCGATGTGGATGTTGCAATTGAATTAGGCGGAGAAGACGCCAAAATTATTTTTTTAGGCGAAACAATAGAAGAACGCATGAACAGTACGTGTGCAGGTGGTACAGGCTCATTTATTGATCAGATGGCAACTTTATTGAATGTAAAAACGCAAGAACTTGACGAGTTAAGCTTACAAGCAGATTCAGTTTATCCCATTGCATCTCGCTGCGGAGTTTTTGCAAAGACAGATATTCAACCGCTTATTAATCAAGGGGCAAGTAAAGCAAATGTTGCTGCAAGTATTTATAAAGCTGTAGTTGACCAAACAATAACAGGGCTTGCACAAGGCAGAGAAATTAAAGGAAAAGTATTATTTTTAGGAGGACCACTTTCTTTTTTAAAAGGCTTACAACATGCATTTATCAAAACTTTGCATCTTTCAGAAGAATGTGCAATTTTTCCTGAGTATGCTGAGTACTTTGTAGCCTATGGAAGTGCAGTATATGCAGGTGGACTGCAAAAAACATATTCTTATCAGGAATTATTACATAAACTGATTGTATCATCCCAAGGGGAATCCAATTATATTGGACTAGCACCATTGTTTCAAACAGCACAAGACTATGAAAGCTTTGTACTTCGTCATAATAAAAAGAGTGTTCACCGTATTAATCCAAAAGCGTATACAGGCAAAGCATATCTTGGTATTGATGCAGGAAGTACAACCACAAAAATGGTTTTGATAGATGAAGAAAACAACTTGTTATATGAATATTATCAACAGAATAAAGGAAACCCACTTGATGTTGCAAAAACGCAGCTAAGCTATATTTACAATGAATATCCGAATATTCAAATTGCGCAAGCGGCCGTTACAGGATATGGCGAAGAGCTTATGAAAAATGCGTTTTCCTTAGATCATGGTATTGTTGAAACGGTAGCTCATTTTATGGCGGCTAAGTATTTCAATCCAAATGTAGATTTTATCATCGATATTGGCGGACAAGATATGAAATGTTTCGGTATTAAAGATGGTATGGTTGATAGCATTATGCTAAATGAAGCTTGTTCATCCGGGTGTGGTTCTTTTATCGAAACATTTGCACATTCCTTGGGCTATGAAATAGAAGATTTTGCTCAATTGGCATTACAATCAAAGAAGCCTGTTGATTTAGGAACTCGTTGTACTGTGTTTATGAATTCATCTGTAAAACAGGCTCAAAAAAATGGAGCATCTGTTGCCGATATCTCTGCCGGGCTTGCAATCAGCGTAGTAAAGAATGCAATTTATAAAGTTTTGCGTGTTTCCGATGCAAAAAGTTTAGGAAGAAATATTGTCGTACAAGGGGGTACCTTCTTAAACAACGGCGTTCTACGTGCATTTGAATCCATTATGGAAACTGAAGTTACAAGACCGGATATAGCTGGATTGATGGGAGCATTTGGTGCGGCACTATATGCAAAACAAAAAGCTGCTGAGAAAAGTACAATATTGTCCAAAGATGATTTATATCATTTTTCTCATACGTCAAGTTTGGTGCGCTGTGGACTATGTCAAAATAAATGTAGCTTAACGATAAATCAATTTTCTAATGGAAGGAAATTGATTTCGGGAAATCGATGTGAACGTCCGTTAAAGCAAACACAATCAGAAAAGCTGCCGAATTTATATGAAATAAAACGAGAATACATAAACCAATTTCAAACAAGTAAAGGAAGTCGAAAGACAATCGGATTGCCAAAGGTATTAAATTTCTATGATACAATGCCGTTTTGGTTTACTTTCTTTCGTGCGCTTGATTTTTCAGTAACTGTATCCGGTAATTCGAGCCGTTCTTTATATCAAAAAGGGCAACATACCATTTCATCTGATACAATTTGTTATGGTGCTAAATTGGTACATGGTCATATTATAAACCTAGTTGAAAAAGGTGTAGATGCTATCTTTTATCCTTGTATGACATTTAATTTCAACGAAGGAATATCCGATAATTGTTTTCATTGCCCCGTTGTAGCGTATTATCCGGAAGTCATTGCAAGCAACATAAAAGTGCTAAATCAAACGAAGTTTATGTATCCGTATTTATCTTTGAATGATATTCCATATTTTGAAAAACAGATTTATAAAGAATTATTAGAATTGGATTCTTCGCTAACGCTAAAAGAAGTTAAAAAAGCATGTAAACAAGCGCTATCAGCACAAAGTGCATATCGTGATACAATATTGCAAGAGGGTAAAAAAGCATTAGCATATGCAGAACAAAACAATAAAAAGGTGATTGTGCTGGCAGGTCGTCCTTATCATATAGATTCTGAAATAAATCATGGTATTGATTCACTGATATCAACATTAGGGTTTGTTGTGCTAAGTGAAGATGCCCTTCCTTTTGATTTGATAAAGCATCCAAGGAGAGTTTTGAATCAATGGACATATCATGCAAGAATGTATCAAGCAGCTGATTATGTTTGCAATCAAAAGAATACCGAGCTTGTTCAATTGGTTTCCTTTGGATGCGGATTAGATGCGGTTACTACTGATGAAGTGAGAGATATACTAAGAAGAAACGGGAAACTATATACTCAATTAAAAATAGATGAAATAAGTAATCTGGGTGCTGTGAAAATAAGAATGCGCAGCTTGTTAGCTGCCATGAACGAAAGAGAGAGTTCGATAAATGCCGGAAAATGA
- a CDS encoding 2-hydroxyacyl-CoA dehydratase, translating to MPENDYSIFTKEMKKTHTILVPMMLEPHFSIVCDVIRQEGYQIELLKTNHSTIADTGLKYTHNDICYPAILVIGQLIDALKSGKYDTHKTALLITQTGGGCRASNYIHLLRKALVQSGFGYVPVLSLNAQSLEKKNGFHLSLKTLLKAMMALLYGDFLLCIYNQSRTYEMVKGESKKALDRCVAYIEESFLTGKYLQRKKNYLYMLSEFNQIHRSKVSKPRVGIVGEIYMKYAPLGNNGLEDFLIEEGAEPVVSGILDFLLYCLSNGETDRKLYHIKKITNYPSKLLVKYLIYHQKTMISVVKENSDFIPPEDFSELFEAPNGIIGKGVKMGEGWLLTAEMISHVKNGVTNVVCTQPFGCLPNHIVAKGVMGKVREQYPKANIVAIDYDPGMCRVNQENRLKLMLMNAMPNEKQKGNQEYKTIEAAIEQQSQKETYSCNR from the coding sequence ATGCCGGAAAATGATTATTCAATTTTCACAAAAGAAATGAAAAAAACACATACCATTCTTGTACCAATGATGTTGGAGCCTCACTTTTCTATTGTTTGTGATGTTATCAGACAAGAGGGTTATCAAATTGAATTGTTAAAAACAAATCATAGCACAATTGCAGATACTGGATTAAAATATACGCATAACGATATTTGCTATCCGGCTATTTTAGTTATAGGACAGCTTATTGATGCGTTGAAAAGTGGAAAATATGATACTCATAAAACAGCATTACTCATTACCCAAACAGGTGGGGGATGTCGTGCTTCTAACTATATTCATCTATTGCGAAAAGCTTTAGTGCAAAGCGGTTTTGGCTATGTTCCTGTTCTTTCGCTTAACGCACAAAGTTTGGAAAAGAAAAATGGATTTCATCTTTCTTTAAAAACCCTTTTAAAAGCGATGATGGCTTTACTATATGGGGATTTTTTGCTTTGTATTTATAACCAATCACGTACATATGAAATGGTAAAAGGCGAGAGTAAAAAAGCGTTGGATCGCTGTGTGGCTTATATAGAAGAAAGCTTTCTTACAGGTAAATATCTTCAAAGAAAGAAAAACTATCTTTATATGTTATCGGAGTTCAACCAAATCCATCGTTCAAAAGTATCAAAGCCAAGAGTGGGAATTGTGGGCGAAATTTATATGAAATATGCACCGCTTGGAAATAACGGATTAGAAGATTTTCTAATAGAAGAAGGTGCGGAGCCGGTTGTATCCGGAATACTCGATTTTTTACTTTATTGCTTATCAAATGGTGAAACTGATAGAAAACTTTATCATATCAAAAAGATAACAAATTACCCTTCAAAGCTTCTTGTAAAATATTTGATTTATCATCAAAAAACAATGATATCCGTTGTAAAAGAAAATAGCGATTTTATTCCACCCGAAGATTTTTCTGAATTGTTTGAAGCGCCCAATGGTATTATTGGAAAGGGCGTAAAAATGGGCGAAGGCTGGCTATTAACCGCAGAAATGATATCTCATGTTAAAAACGGAGTAACGAACGTTGTATGTACACAACCATTTGGCTGTTTGCCTAATCATATTGTTGCTAAAGGCGTAATGGGAAAGGTACGAGAGCAATACCCTAAGGCTAACATTGTTGCAATCGATTACGATCCGGGTATGTGTCGAGTCAATCAAGAAAATCGTTTGAAGCTCATGCTGATGAATGCTATGCCTAATGAAAAGCAAAAAGGAAATCAAGAGTATAAAACAATCGAAGCTGCAATCGAACAACAGTCACAAAAGGAGACTTACTCATGCAATCGGTGA
- a CDS encoding putative ABC transporter permease yields the protein MQSVIDISLYLIIYSFLGWCCETVYCSFGTGHFVNRGFLNGPFCPVYGFGALLTLFGLQYFRNSVVLVFLGGVLLTSCLEYATSFAMEKLFHTKWWDYSNKRFNINGRVCLLNSTLFGMLCIFLKFELHPFVQKMVRSFPTDFKLGFLTALLLYFVVDFTITIYSVLGLNKRLKSIFDIKTELVKKYEVINMKLQLDQITQLLKDKNITDDLTIKLSEKIKSSNVWERRIVKAFPNSSNKKHNDLMTEWKETIKRRKQK from the coding sequence ATGCAATCGGTGATAGATATCAGTTTATATCTTATTATCTATAGCTTTTTAGGTTGGTGCTGTGAAACAGTTTATTGTTCTTTTGGTACCGGCCATTTTGTCAATCGTGGTTTTTTAAATGGACCATTTTGTCCTGTATATGGATTTGGTGCACTTCTTACTTTGTTTGGGTTGCAATACTTTCGTAATAGCGTAGTCCTTGTTTTTTTAGGTGGAGTATTGTTGACAAGTTGTTTGGAATATGCAACGAGTTTTGCAATGGAAAAACTATTTCATACGAAGTGGTGGGATTATTCCAATAAACGCTTCAATATAAATGGGCGAGTATGCTTATTAAATTCAACTCTATTTGGTATGCTTTGTATTTTTTTAAAGTTTGAATTGCATCCGTTTGTACAAAAAATGGTTCGATCATTTCCTACTGATTTTAAATTAGGGTTTTTAACTGCTTTACTCCTTTACTTTGTTGTTGACTTTACAATCACAATATATAGTGTTTTAGGCTTAAATAAGCGGCTAAAGTCAATATTTGATATCAAGACGGAACTTGTTAAAAAATATGAAGTAATTAACATGAAACTTCAATTAGATCAAATTACTCAGTTGTTAAAGGATAAAAATATTACAGATGACTTAACAATAAAACTTTCTGAAAAGATTAAGTCAAGTAATGTTTGGGAAAGAAGAATTGTAAAAGCATTTCCAAACAGCTCAAATAAAAAGCATAATGATTTAATGACTGAATGGAAAGAGACAATCAAAAGAAGAAAACAGAAATAG